The following proteins come from a genomic window of Rutidosis leptorrhynchoides isolate AG116_Rl617_1_P2 chromosome 10, CSIRO_AGI_Rlap_v1, whole genome shotgun sequence:
- the LOC139869994 gene encoding probable WRKY transcription factor 38: MEYCYSNWPESSSSNHNFIQGQDLTHKFSDFFSSSNCNDFGQISKNFIHNQSAPEMYDDAFSIINNGYNIVNPVHQIPIHDMYSDNSLNCRRLNDIDRPVKPVKNKRECYNRKRSWTSTKVTRSTDDGHEWRKYGQKEILNAKHKRNYYRCIYKIDQGCQATKQVQKIEDEPATYKITYHQHHICKNLRSPQIILESSDDINDTSILLSFESNEIIENNKQVDPHHSQSVKLEEHNKGSSSLESTHNQSLSFDYSSQDITTLDPPGHENLILTWIHSPIYEIDHIFDQTDDFNEIPFDNYNYPYY, translated from the exons atggagTACTGTTATTCAAACTGGCCTGAGAGTTCATCAAGCAACCATAATTTCATTCAAGGCCAAGATCTTACCCATAAGTTCTCTGATTTTTTTTCATCGTCAAACTGTAACGACTTTGGTCAAATATCAAAAAATTTCATCCATAATCAATCGGCGCCTGAAATGTATGACGATGCATTTTCAATCATCAACAACGGTTATAATATTGTCAACCCTGTCCATCAGATCCCGATTCATGATATGTATTCCGATAATAGTTTGAATTGCAGGAGATTGAACGACATCGACAGGCCGGTAAAACCTGTAAAAAATAAAAGAGAGTGCTATAATAG AAAAAGGTCATGGACATCTACAAAAGTAACTCGATCAACTGATGATGGACATGAATGGAGAAAATATGGTCAAAAAGAGATCCTCAATGCAAAACACAAAag GAACTATTATAGGTGTATTTACAAAATTGATCAAGGGTGTCAAGCAACCAAACAAGTTCAAAAGATTGAAGATGAACCGGCAACTTATAAGATTACCTACCATCAACACCACATTTGCAAGAATTTAAGAAGCCCACAAATCATTCTAGAGTCCTCGGACGATATTAACGATACATCGATTCTTCTTAGTTTCGAATCGAATGAGATCATTGAAAATAATAAACAAGTTGACCCTCATCATTCTCAATCAGTAAAACTTGAAGAACACAATAAAGGCTCTTCTTCCCTAGAGTCGACACACAACCAATCGTTATCATTTGATTATTCGTCGCAAGATATTACTACATTAGATCCGCCGGGACACGAGAACTTGATTTTAACTTGGATCCATTCCCCAATATATGAAATCGACCATATATTTGATCAGACTGATGATTTCAATGAGATCCCATTTGATAATTATAATTATCCATATTATTAG